The Tetrapisispora phaffii CBS 4417 chromosome 16, complete genome genomic sequence AGCTCTCTCTCCTTTGCCTGGTACCAACACATCAGGATTATAaagatttatatttgacGTACTTCTTTTATGAGGACTTATCTCTTTGTCATTAACATGCTTCACTGTACTTTGAATGCGCACCTTATTTTTATACTGGCCTTCTAgtttttttgttaataCTTCTTCATCAGACGGTAGCAGAGGTCTTGAATTAGAATTCACCACAGTGTTGCCTTTCATCTCTAAATAGTATAGTTTCTTGAGTgtaaaaaacaataaataagCATGAAATAGACAAATGCTGACGCTATCTCCAAATTACAGCTCAATTTCCTAAAAGCGAAGTTTTAATGATGTGTAAATCTAGCAATGAGTACAAATTATCGGAAAGATATCTTTTTTACCttaattttgttaactAAATCAACCAATcaaccaaaaaaaaaaaatacagataaaaacaataaaaaggTCTCtgttatatattcaaaccGCTACTTTTTACCTCTCCTACAGGGAATAAAAAGAATGCCCAAGCAATAACCCAATTCACCgattaaattaatatactATCTTacatgaatatattttataattaaattacaagttcacattttaaaatatagCATTCGTAACTGTTGCCATTGTAGcttttgtaatttcttTACGACACCATTAACGTTGTAACCCTAAAATTTCTAGAAATCGAAATCTTTGACGGGGAGGGTTACCGTGTTTGGCGATAAAAGATGGTAACCCTAGGGTTTCCTGTGTCCCTGAAATGTTTcgaaattgttaaatttgatGTTATTTAATGGTTAAATACACAAGAATGTTGCAAGAACCATGGGCAATGCTGTTTGTATTGGCTAACGAAATGTGTGATTGTGTTTTACTAGTAGTGCTAATCTTAATGGCTCGAGgaaattttgttaaattaatCGGTCGTGTATATATTCGACGAATTGATGAGATTTTAAGGGCAAGAATGTTTTGGCCAGCTGGCATTGCTTATTAATCAGGtgaaaaaaagattatCCTCAAATTACTGGTCACACAGTTGTTACGACTTATTTCCACTCTTGTATACTCTTGGGTATCGATGGGCGTATAGCGTTGTCACATTTGACTCAAAAATGTAACAACGTTACATTTTTGAGTCAATGGTCTGAAGCATGcatctttttttttcagttaGTATCTTTAATAAAGAGGGATAGCTTCATTGgtgatatttttcttaacCATTTCTGAAAATTCTAGAAGTTCTATGAGTTAATAGTATTCTTTAGTGTCACTGGAACTCATCCTCTTGTTAGTGCAATCTTTCTTTTACAAAACATCTCGATAGCGCAATCTCCACGAACATGAAAAACgtaataaattcaaactCGATAATAAGTCTCAtgataaacaaaaataaaggATTTCTaacatataataatatctcagtttatatatattagtcATTGCttaaaatataactttGCTAGTTACTCTGTATATTGGCATACACTCACatatacaaataatgaacGTAAACCAAAGAGCATTAATCGCTTACAGAAATGGCCTCAGAGCCACCAAAATTGCATTCAATAATGATACAAGGATGTTGATCTCTGCTAGAGAAAGGATGCGTGAAGGAATGATTAATCCTAATCAGAAATTAACAAAAGTACAACAAATTGAGTTGCTTGAAGGAGTATCTGAATTTTTAAGGAAAAATATTGTTCAAGGTAAGAAAACGGGTGTTGATAAAGATGGGAAAGACGTTTATCATCTAAACATTCATAGTGAAATAGAGTTAGGAGATAATGACTCTGTTAAAAAAGCAGAAAATACTTTAAAAGCTTCAGGAAGTGGCTGTTGCGGTGGTAGTGGTCGTTGAgattaaaaatttgttaaaatcTTCCTGTTTTAAGTtacaattttgaaaaattctttatAATGGTTTATAATCACTTAAAATTCATACAATTATGAAACtcatgtaaataaataaacatattCAGTCATTCGCCTTTTTTATTGATGTATCATTATTTAGAATGCACTTCTCATATCTATCTACCTGCATAATAACCATTTATTGTCATTAATGGTAGtgaattttgaaatttttcagtgCATTCGTATCATCTCATCTTATCTCATTTTACTTTACTCTTTTATGCATAAAAAGATGTAACAGAAGATTTGACTTATCATTCGTAGAAATAAGATTATTATACCAAGATAACCAGTGGTTCTTATAAATGTCAGAGGTGGGTAAGAGAAATGTTCAGATTTCTAAAGCattatcatatattttgaGACATGGTGCAGTCAAAGAGAAATTACCAATAGATACGAATGGGTATATAGAAGTCGAGTTAATATTGAATCACAATAGATTGAAGACACATCACTGCACTTTAGATGAGCTGCATAGTATTGTTGAAAACAATGATAAGAAAAGATTTCACgtcaaaaagaaaaatggtACGGAATATATTTGTGCCACACAAGGACATTCCTTAAAGTCTGTCAAACCTAATGAAGAGATACTGATGAAAATAGAGGATGTTAGTCATCTACCTGAGGTAATCGTCCATGGAACGACCATAACTAGTTGTATTGCCATTATAGAATCCGGTgcaatcaaaaaattagaaagaAACCACGTTCATTTATCTGCAGGTATTATTGGACAAGACTTGGACATTATTAGTGGAATGAGATACTCAAGTAACGTttacatttatattaataaaacagaagaaaatataaagcaATTAAGTTTGGTTAAATCATTGAATGGGGTTATTCTGTCACCTAAAGATATACCAATTTCAATGATCGAAAAAATACAGATTAAGACCACCAGAAGTTCAAATAAAACTGACCTAGacaaattaatgaaaatattagagGTCGAAAAATACCGTATTCCGTTCTATGAATGTCTTAATGTATGTACTTTACTATCTAAGTTTAAATGTTTAATCTAAAGATAAATgcaataaaaatgaatgaTGCCTGCGATTCCACATGTCCTTATTCCTGGCATTTGAAATGATTTAAAGTATTGGAATAAGATGTTAATTCATTTCTTGCTAACGCTTTTTCCAAATAATACTTATGTTTAATCCcttctctttttttaataattggAAATAATACATCGAAAAGTGACATAACGGAGAAATTGTCAGGCAATAACTCAAATATCTTGACTAACATATTATTATCCACAATAGTATTACAATTTCGCTTCAAAAAAGTAATAACAGTCTTAACCCCATCTGGTGTTccagaaaatgataaataatgattaaAGACCTTTAAAAATGTTTCCACTTTCAGAtatctttcaatattaagGAAATCATTGTACAGCATATACATACTCAGTAACTCATctgaagaaattaaaatgtCTGAAATACCAATAAATTCGGGCatcaaaaataacataAGCAATAAATTCCCTAtgtcaatttttttgatatcgTCTAAAACCAACCTTATGTTAGAATTGTCAACTGTTTCGTCTTTGCATAAAAGTTTAATCTGCTGGATATAATTTaagaaatcattaaatatgGAATCATATTTTAGcttaattaataaaaaatcagaTAAGCttgatttataataatttaaatcaCTTGTGTATTCCGATGCATATTTGCCTAAGTTTTCCCATAAATTATTAAGCtctaattctttttgaaaGTTTGCAAGGTAATATCTCAATAAAAATTCCTTATTAACTTCACTTTTAGCACCAATATGTTCAATGACAGCAACTTTTACTTCGACATTAGAAGTTAATTTATCGgtaaaatcatttatattgaaattggCCTTTTCAACCACACTAAGAgtctttttaataatttcattatttaatggtaatgaatttataatGTATATCAAATCTTCAATAAGTTCGTTGGCTGTATACGCTTTTGGCAGTTCTGAAAATTTCGTTACTATCAGATCTAAAATTTCCTGTGCATTTCCttcatttttgaataaagtAATCAGTTCAGTATAATTATGCTTTTCtaagtatattttttttaataaaacagaatatttttcagGTTCTTCTTGAAGTATAAGCAAAATCTCGTTTAAAATTGGCTCTATAAACATATCAGTAGtgatttctttattattttcagttAATAAATGgaataaattcatttcaATCGATTTCATCACATTATTGTAATCTCGGATCTCTTCACGTTTCGAGCAGTTTATTAGTTTCCTATTCAACAAAGTTATCAGTGAGATCTTATCTTTAACTTTGTGTATTAgttttaacaattttaaattttctataAACTTTTTCAACCCATTGAATATACAAAGATTACCATAATATTCCATATCCAATAagtataataataatctgATGTCAACCAACTCAGCGACTTGATACCATTTTGAGATAATTTTCTCATCAATAGCAGCATTATGCAATGTATACAAGAGAATCTTCAATGCTGTTAGATATTCCTTTTCTATTTGCTGATATTTTGTTAGGTCTCCTCTTAAACTACCTATGTATCCTCTcacattttcaatttctttctcGTCATACTTATCAAATCTTAAAATACCAGGTTTTTGAATTAGCAAGTAAATACCTGCTTTACCATATAATAGCATTGATGTcgataatttaaatagaCTATTGATGTATGAATTTTCACCATTAATTCTGAATATGTCGCCGTTGTCTTCTTCAAGAGGAACTAAACGTAATTTTTCTGTAACTAAcgatttgatttttttagCTTCCTCGATATTTGAACATTCAAATTGCTTAAAGCTTTCGcagatattgaatttagatTGACtctttataatttgaataagtGCTGAATCTCCATTAGTCAcctctttatatatatgaatctCATTGTTGTTAAAGTTCACTATAAGATAAGGACTCTTAGATAGAACACTATCGGGGTACCGATCTAATACCAAATTACCACTATCAATTTCCCCTGATTTATTGACTTTAAATACCATTGCGGTTGAATCTATTGATGTTCCTCCAGTTACTACATTAAATCCAGTACCATTGTTGCTTGATATTATAGGTTTAAGAGGTTCATCTGATTCGCTGACTTTAAAAAGAGGCGTTACCTCTTTGCTCCTTGCTTGAATTAGTTCGTAGTGATTTGACCTTGCTATCATCATTGATTTATCACATAAAGAAGCCTCTGATATGCTTTTCCATGGATATCGTCTAACTAGATTGGTAGATGTTTGTGTTATTCGATATTCATTGACCTCATTCtccaaaaataataaaattttataagaattagaattagttgaatatgattttaaaagtaaataGGAAATGTTAGCAATATTTTCTGTATTTGGTGCTGGAGCAAATTCTGGTAGAAGAAATTGCGTTAAAGTATTGTTTGATAGTAACAATGCTCTCTCAATAtttggtaataatattattttatcaattggCTTATTGAACTCAGAATTGAATTTGGTTTGTGATACAAGCATGTAATTACTTTTTTCTATTTCGAAGTAATGTAATAAATCACCAGATTCTGTTCCTAGGTATAAGTTCTGTTCATAAGACTCAAAGCATGTGTACTCTAACTCATCAGGTATATGTTCGATAAGGGGATGGACAATAAATGAATCATCATCTAAAGTTAATTTGAAAGGAAGCTTACTATCAGTTTCTTGTTTATCTTGAACGCTTTCGATATCCTTTGAATTATCTTGCTCTTCCAGAACTATTGTGTTgttcttttcattttcaagtAAACTATCCTTTTCAATGCCAGTTTCTTCCCTTTTAGGAAGAAGCTCTTCATCAACATTTTCTTGTAACACGTTTacttcatcatcttcatgAGTCGAATGTAGATGAGTAGAATTTTTAGTAATTTCTATATTCGATTCACTATCTTCCTCGACTGGATTCTTATCTACGTAgtcatttaatttatctacCACATCGGAGTTAACCCTATTCTCATCAGACATCACTCTCTGATATAATTACCAAAACCGTAAAGCTAAGGTTTATCCACAAAAACTAGGGCAATAATGGTATTTTAACAATTGCTGCTAAATAAAGTATATTGTATTCGAACTTTGTGAAGTCTAACTGAATTAAGTAAAGATCTAAGTGTACTGACTCATGAATATTCatgttttattatattactgatatttttgtccatatttttattgtcCGGCCGAATCTATATGAAGGTCTTATATCGTAATATTGAAGATAAGGCCATAACATTTAGAATGCATAATAAATTACTTGTAATTAAACATTGACTGTGTttgattcttttatttattatacaaTGTTATTTAAACTAAGTGATTTTTAGTATATGTAAATGAATGGTGATGATAATTTAAGATGCTTAAAGGATTAACAGAAAAATTGCATTTCTCATTTCTGATCAGTGTTTAAGAGATCTATTTGgctaattttattaataattgagCACCTTTATTAGATTCATCTGCTTCGACATTCTTCAAAACACTCTTTAGATCGGTTAAAAATTGCTTACCCTCATTTTTACTCTTGCTTAAAGTTTCATAGATTGCAACGATAGTGAAAGCGCTATCTCTATTGTTTATCCAATCCAATAGGTTGGAAGAATCAATAATGTCATCATAGAATTTCGCAGCGAATGGAGTACCTAAACCTTCAACGTTTGATAATGGAATTATTTGCTTTTCTTTATTGTTCCATTTACCACCTTGAATTAAACCTCTTAATAATCTAGTAGAAAATGGTCTGTGGATTGGATgatcttcttcaattatGTCACCTTTAAATGTaatcataatattttctataaTACTGTTGAAATTCTTGATTTCCTTTTCACTTAATTGTTCGTATAGatcatcatttaataaaagttCAGAAATAAATTGACTACCTAAGTTTTCGGTTAAAATTTCAGCAGAACTTTTAGAAACAGAACTTACAAATAATGGAGCAAATTTATTTAGTAACTCAGCTCTTTTAGTATCGATAGGCTTCTTGGAAGTAGCTTCTgacattttaatatatctttCTAATTCcttctttaaaattggGGAAAAAAATCTGCCATCTAAACCTAGAAGGATATATAGTAAAGGTCTTCTtccaaatttatcaattacCAGTTCTGAGAATATTTCTTTGATGGATGGTCCAAAAGATTTGAATACCAAAACGGTATCATCAACTGTTAACAGAAGAGTGATAAAAACCATGTTACCatgttcatttttaattaatttatcagcATGATTTTTTAAGTTTTTGATTAGTGCCTTTCTCTCCTTAGCATTAGCTTTAGCAATCAAAGTACATGCAACATCAGCACCTTCTGGTGTGTGAACTAACTCAGCTAACTGTTcttgtaataattcaatgaattcagTGATTTCTTTCTCACTTGCAATTTTAACGTATTCTCTCATTGCAGCATGTAAAATTTGGAAACCAGTGGAACCTTTTTCTACAGAGGCAGTAATTGTTGTAATTAAATTTCTGGcaataatatttctctTTTCAGTACTAGATTCACAAACTTCTTCAATAGTTAAGTCTTTATGGGACTCTCTGAAAAAAGCATATTCAGAACCCCAAAATTCTTTGATCATTTGTTGTCTTTGTTCGTTAGTAGCGTACAATACAAATAAATCTTCGACAACATAAGCACCTTCACGATGTCTCATCAATTTCCTTAAGGTACCATGCAATTCATCAATGATAAGTTGTCTTGATTGCTTTGAACCATaatgtaataatttaacaagtaaatatttaccaTAAGCTGAAGTAGCTAACAAATAGTATTTACCCTTTAAAGCGTTGACAACTTGGTCACGACGTTCTTTGGAAGAATACTTGACTAAAGTTTGAACAACACGAGAAGCATCATGTTTTAAGACTAAATCACTGATACAATCTTTAGCTAATTCCCAAATTTCGTTGGATAGTTTTTCACGCACAGGTCTTGGCATTGGTGGAGTCTTTACACGTAATCTTTCCCATAAAGATTTAATATGTTGAACCTCGGAACCACCTTTTCTTTGCATCTTTCTTTCCTTTAACAATTTTCTTTGCTCAACATGGGAACTGGCATTTTCACCGGTGGCTTTATTGTTCTCAGTTTTGTCGTCGTCGTCTTTGTCTTCATCTTCTAGATCTTCcttttgttcttcttcatcatcatcagaAATGACATCATCTAAAGCATCTTCTTTGGATGAGACTTCTTCCGTGGCAGTATTGTCTAATTCATCCTCATCAGAAGAGTCCACTGAAATTCTAGCCTTCTTAGCTGGTTTAGCAGAAGCCTTGCTATTGGAAGAACGTTTGTTAGCATTTTCCTTAGATTTTTTTGTCACTGGAGCCATTTTGATTCGATTCAATCGGTTTCTTTAATTGTTCTCAAAGGAAAACGAAAAAAAGAGATATGAACTATTATACAATGAATAAGAATATGAATAAAAGAATACATTTATAAGagtaataaatttatatggTTTGTAACTTTTGCTTGTAAAAGATATAATGTTAAACTCATCccatctcatctcatctcatctcatctcatctcatcactaaaatttttcatttggtATTTGATGATTCTACTATAGCCCGGGTAATAAATATGTCActaatttttatcaaaccTTCCTATTTAAAGATAGCAAGAAACATTAAGTGATTATCTGAAAGTAAGCTATAGATGGATTGAAGAAGTTGTCTTTAATGACTTACATTATATCAACAATCTATTGAGTTTCTTTATGTTTGAAATtgtataaatttatttcaatatgCTCATAATTCGTCATGTGCCAATATTCTATCCATTGCAGCATCGACTACttgttcaatattattttctatgTCACTTGAAATTGTGCCTGTTATATTTGATACTGTCGTTGAAACTATTGTGGATGCTATCgtgttaataatttcatcacTTATAATATCACTGTTTATAGTGTTGGACACCTTTTTAACAAAACCTATGCTTACtagaatatatttgaaaaatttgaatactATCCATAAACCTATCTTAACAGGTACTTTAAAGACTCTTCTCCATAGTATCCAAAATATACACATAGCTAAAAACCCAAGTGACAGATACACATCTCTCTTTTCTTGTTGTGAAGCTTTTTCTAGTCTTCTAACTAATTGTGATGTCTTATTGAAGACTATTTCGAATTGCAAGTATTTGTCGTTCATAATTTGCATTGATGAAGTTTGCTGTCTTAATTCatctaaatttaaatcaCTCTGTAAAACACTAGATTGTAAAATTTGGTTACCCTTAATTAAATTGTTGGTTAGCTTTTTGGTGGTATTTAACAACTTCGATTTTGATGTGACACctttatcttcaaaagTCCAAGACATTTTTGCTCTTGAATCAGTATTAGCATCATTAACTTCATTATTCGTTAGATTGTCATTTTGACTTTCTATCAGATGAGATTTAATGATTCTTTCTCtcttttcatcaatttctgatgcatttttatcattcaTTTGCTTAATCGTTTCCTTGAAATCTTTTTTGTACTCAGAAAACCAATCCACATTGCATACTAAGTTATCTATAATATTCTGTAACtctaattttgtttttccAGTCATATATTCTTCGTTAAATTGTACGATTGTCAATTCATCAGGATAATCGTACGTCATACTCTTTTGCCAGTTGATTTTAAACCCCctatattcattatttaatgatacAATCAACTCCTTTAGTTTGGATtcataattaattattatgttaataatattttcaatatcattttgtgctttattttgattctttTCAGGAACGTTAAATCTTGCATTGATTAATTCAATCGCGTCTacatttgtattttttaattcctGTGTCTTTTCGATTAAAGCATTTCTCAATTCAGTTAGTCCTTCGAGTAGTCTAACAGAcatgattttatttaaatcaaaGTTTTGGATTTCAGTAGTTTGATCGTTTCTTCTAAGTTGAACGCTCAAGAAACGATATACGGAGTGTTCGAAAAGAAGTGTATTATTGTAGCGATATTCCACCCTGTACCTTTCACTACCTTACGCTGAAGCTGCCACGTACAATATAGCGATGCCAAAACGAATTCAACCATCAACGTATATTCCCATTACGCTTATTCCACTTTtcctatatatatgtgtatataccaatttgatatatttcGTATGcaatgataaaattaagTCACATGACTTCAAGACTTTAAGATCTATTGATTGTCCCTGGCCACTTTAAAATGGATTGGCGGCTAAAATAATACTATGATTTAAAAGTCCCAGTCACTTTAACTTTTATTGAATGAACTATATCTTGTAGGACACCATTATTTGAgctaatattattgatacGAGGTAAATGCAATTAGCGGAAAAAACTAGATAGGTTTAGTTGTATCACAAAGGGAACAGTATAGTTAAAAATGGATATTTCTAATGAAGTGACAGCGATTGAGGATGAGTTGAATGAGAAGGAGCATGATTTGGGATTTGGGggtaaaaataaatctttCCGGTATCCTGATTTTGTATGTAGCCACAATTCTCAACGTTTATACATCGATGGTTCTTCGAAGTTTGGGTTTGTACATTATTTTATGAATAATGTTAAGATAGTGGTTAAAGATGAAATATCTGAATGTCCtgatttaaaatcatttcaGATATTTAAAGACTGCTTCTTTGTTaatcaaaattcaaatttagaaaaatacTTTGATATTGAAGTATTGAATAAAGAGAATCACAAAATAGATGATAATGAGGGAACGTCAATGTTAAGTGATATAACAATGACACAATTCAACTTCCCAGATttaacaaatgaaaaaccAACCCACGTTCAACTTTTCCCCAAAGTTATTAACATAAGATATTCTTCCggtaaaaaaaatattctaagATTGCTAATTAACCATCTCAACTGTTTAAAATCACTatttgaaaagaagaataaacaaatagttgcgaatttatttttagatgttaaaagaattttacAATCATACGTTGAAATTGTAATCAAAGATGTGGTAATAAAATGGATGCAATGgttaataataatccaGAATAAGGATTTAACGAAAAGGAGTTCATACAGAATCTTATgtaaaagaattaatagTTTGTTTTGGCGTCGATATTTTTGCATGAGAAGTTCCTCAACAGATTCAATAACTTCATTCAGTAATCGTCTGCATAGAAATTTTCGAGAACAAAATGTTAAAGAAAGATCGATTATATTTGCTGTGTGGTGGGATGAGGTTAACGATATACTATTATTTAACAACGGTATTTCAATGCAAACTAGTGACAAAagtaaagaagaaaatatagtCGTAGCTTCACTGGGCCTGATTTTAGAAGATACAGATAAAAACCAAGAACCAGAgaacaaattattattatttgtcAACATGGCAATCATGGAATGTCTTAAGCAAGAGTTGAATCGATACTAATCAGACATAATTACTGATTACCTCATATTCACTTCCATATATGttaacaataattaaatatttacattttttaaagttttattaaatgacaaactttatttaaaaaatttaagaCATTGATGATCCCTcgtttaaatttttatccGAAATTTTCTGATTTGAGTCTGCcctaataaaataaagtgCGATGCATTCTCTCAAACGACATATGCATCAATATTACTACTTGTCATTCCCTTCAGGAATGAAATTGGTAAAATTATGATTATAATCTCAtggtatatataaaggatcaattataaaaacaaCCAATTGGctcaataataaataaaattttcttttttttgcaaACCAGTTAAGGCAGATAGTAACGAAGTTTAATAATGCAGTCTAAATTAAATCCAAAGACAActgaatttgaatttggtGGCACCATCGGTGCAATTGGTATATCAGTTGGTTTACCAATTTTAACCATCCTATTAAATCAAATGATAAGACCTGactattttattgaagGTTTCTTCactaatttcaattttgcTGATGTCTGGAATGGTATTAAACCAATCAGCTATTATTTAACCAAGGCTGATCTATGGACTTACTATCTTATTTGGTACATTGTTCTAGCAGTTTTCGATATAATTTTACCAGGCAGAAAAATGCAGGGTGTTGAATTAAGAGATGGCACAAAATTAAactataaaattaatggTGTTGCTGTATCGGCAGCTTTAATTTTAGTATTAGCTTTCAGGTATCAGTTAACTGATGGTGACTTGCCagaattacaatatttatatgaaaATCAAGTTGATTTATGTATAATTACAATTTTATTCTCTGTTATGTTATCTACTTATTGTTATGTTGCAAGTTTTATTCCATTATGGGGCAAAAACGGTAACAATACCAATGAAAAGATTTTGGCACTGGGGGGCAATTCTGGTAATCCAATATATGATTGGTTTATTGGTAGAGAGTTGAATCCAAGAATTGGCCcaattgatttaaagaTGTACTCCGAATTAAGACCAGGTATGTTACTATGGTTTTTAATTAACTTATCCTGTTTACATCATAACTATTTGGAAACTGCTAAAATAAACGATGCATTAGTTTTGATAAACTGTCTACAAggtttttatatttttgatggTGTATTAAACGAAGAAGGTGTATTGACCATGATGGATATTACTACCGACGGTTTTGGCTTCATGTTAGCTTTTGGTGATTTAACATTAGTTCCTTTCACTTATTCCTTACAAGCCAGATATCTAAGTGTATCTCCAATAGAATTGGGTACTTACAGAGTATCATTCATTGTTACAGTTATGGCATTAGGATTCTGGGTGTTCCGTGCTGCTAACCAACAGAAATCAGACTTTAGACAAGGTAAATTAGCTCATTTAAAGAGCATTCAAACGAAACGTGGTACCAAGCTATTGTGTGATGGTTGGTGGGGCAAGTCTCAACATATGAATTATTTCGGGGATTGGATCATCTCTTTAAGTTGGTGTTTAACTACATGGACCCAAACTCCACTAACTTACTACTACTCAGCTTATTTCATGTCTTTGTTATTACATCGTCAACAAAGAGATGAGCAAAAATGTAGGGGAAAATATGGTAAGGATTGGGAAGAATATGAAAAGAAGGTTCCTTATAAGATCGTTCCTTACgtttattaaaatcaattttaatatgCAGATGACTAAGTATGTATACAACATTACGTAAAATTTTAAGTATagcaattaaataatacttTCATATTGTCATTTTTTGGGGATTTGCTTGTGAGtatttgtatatttctCTTGTTTCTGATTTTCCAGGTCCTCCCCTTTTTGATTTGGTTgtttattcttatttttgGAAATCATTGGTATTGTAGTTTTAACTAACTTAATATTTGCTTTCTGGTATTTTAAATTGGTTAACCATGGTATCTTTTGTTCAGAaacttttgattttatcGTCCTCATAAAATGAGCATTGATTTTTTCGTTACAACGTACCATTAAAAAACCATCGAAACTATCATCCCCTAGCGGTAAAGAATCCACTATTACTTGTGCAGAATTTCTAGGTAATTGAATTAGTGTGACTTTTGTTTTTGACATGTATGCTATTAATGGCACTTGTTGCAAGAGCACGGATGGCACACCTTGGTCTCTGTTGCATGCAAACATCAAAACTTCCTCGTCCTTGTCATTGTTACAAAGATATTCATTAATCTCGTTGAAGGTAAACGCAACGTCTAACGGCCACTCACTGCGGTCAGAATCTTTTAAACGCTTACAGACAGAAAGCACATCCGATTGTAGCAATTCCCATACC encodes the following:
- the SEC20 gene encoding Sec20p (similar to Saccharomyces cerevisiae SEC20 (YDR498C); ancestral locus Anc_3.83); translation: MSVRLLEGLTELRNALIEKTQELKNTNVDAIELINARFNVPEKNQNKAQNDIENIINIIINYESKLKELIVSLNNEYRGFKINWQKSMTYDYPDELTIVQFNEEYMTGKTKLELQNIIDNLVCNVDWFSEYKKDFKETIKQMNDKNASEIDEKRERIIKSHLIESQNDNLTNNEVNDANTDSRAKMSWTFEDKGVTSKSKLLNTTKKLTNNLIKGNQILQSSVLQSDLNLDELRQQTSSMQIMNDKYLQFEIVFNKTSQLVRRLEKASQQEKRDVYLSLGFLAMCIFWILWRRVFKVPVKIGLWIVFKFFKYILVSIGFVKKVSNTINSDIISDEIINTIASTIVSTTVSNITGTISSDIENNIEQVVDAAMDRILAHDEL
- the PUF6 gene encoding pumilio-family RNA binding domain-containing protein (similar to Saccharomyces cerevisiae PUF6 (YDR496C); ancestral locus Anc_3.85), which translates into the protein MAPVTKKSKENANKRSSNSKASAKPAKKARISVDSSDEDELDNTATEEVSSKEDALDDVISDDDEEEQKEDLEDEDKDDDDKTENNKATGENASSHVEQRKLLKERKMQRKGGSEVQHIKSLWERLRVKTPPMPRPVREKLSNEIWELAKDCISDLVLKHDASRVVQTLVKYSSKERRDQVVNALKGKYYLLATSAYGKYLLVKLLHYGSKQSRQLIIDELHGTLRKLMRHREGAYVVEDLFVLYATNEQRQQMIKEFWGSEYAFFRESHKDLTIEEVCESSTEKRNIIARNLITTITASVEKGSTGFQILHAAMREYVKIASEKEITEFIELLQEQLAELVHTPEGADVACTLIAKANAKERKALIKNLKNHADKLIKNEHGNMVFITLLLTVDDTVLVFKSFGPSIKEIFSELVIDKFGRRPLLYILLGLDGRFFSPILKKELERYIKMSEATSKKPIDTKRAELLNKFAPLFVSSVSKSSAEILTENLGSQFISELLLNDDLYEQLSEKEIKNFNSIIENIMITFKGDIIEEDHPIHRPFSTRLLRGLIQGGKWNNKEKQIIPLSNVEGLGTPFAAKFYDDIIDSSNLLDWINNRDSAFTIVAIYETLSKSKNEGKQFLTDLKSVLKNVEADESNKGAQLLIKLAK
- the NDJ1 gene encoding Ndj1p (similar to Saccharomyces cerevisiae NDJ1 (YOL104C); ancestral locus Anc_3.82) — translated: MDISNEVTAIEDELNEKEHDLGFGGKNKSFRYPDFVCSHNSQRLYIDGSSKFGFVHYFMNNVKIVVKDEISECPDLKSFQIFKDCFFVNQNSNLEKYFDIEVLNKENHKIDDNEGTSMLSDITMTQFNFPDLTNEKPTHVQLFPKVINIRYSSGKKNILRLLINHLNCLKSLFEKKNKQIVANLFLDVKRILQSYVEIVIKDVVIKWMQWLIIIQNKDLTKRSSYRILCKRINSLFWRRYFCMRSSSTDSITSFSNRLHRNFREQNVKERSIIFAVWWDEVNDILLFNNGISMQTSDKSKEENIVVASLGLILEDTDKNQEPENKLLLFVNMAIMECLKQELNRY